In the Pseudomonadota bacterium genome, CATTTCTTCACGTTATCAACATATTGAAACCAATGAAGACTTCAACCGTCACAAATACAAATCTCTACATATCAGGTCCTTGCCTGGATTCGTTGATAACTGAATGAAATGATCAAAGTCTTGACAGCGTGTTTTCTGTTCCTTTAGATTCCGGGCTTCTTCCTGTAACAAAGCATGGGGCATTTTTGTCGAATGGGCTATATTTCATTTGGCAATCAATACTCACATCGAGAATATTTCAGCTTTGATCCGTCGTTCCTGTAAATAATAAGCTTTAATGTTATGCAGCAAGCAATATAACATAATGATTTTAGGATTTTAATACTTGCCAATCCCTGTTGTGGTGCCCATATCCTACAGATATCATTCGTTTTATTTTCATAAGTTTTTATATAAGAACGTCATTGCCCTTGACAATACCGTCTGATAATCATAATAATTTAGAAATTATTGGTAGCAGCATATTAATTGTTATGACCAGACAAGGGAACGAATATGAAAGCTCAATATGATCAGCTCATGAAGTCACTTGAAGACCTTCCCTTGAGCAAGGCTCTGCAAAAGACTCTTCGCGTCGGGCAAGAATTGAAAGACAATGAATTTGAAAAGTGGATTCGACTTGAACTCCATGGCTACTGGAATACCAATTCAGCGCTGAATGAAGATGTAGTGGTGCCTGAGTACCGAACTGTTGCTGGGTATTACACGGATGACTACGGAAGACAACATGTCTTTTCCGATTCCAATGCTGGTTTTATCAATGAAACACGCTTGAGATTCGGGGTGATTGAGATGGAGGGAATGATCGGAGCAAAAGGCCCTTTAGCTTTCCGCGCCCCACAATTTGCCGAGATCATTCGCAACGAACTTGGGGCAGAGGTAACCACTTTCAATTTTAGTCCAAAAACAGTTCCTGCTGTTTTGGAAGCCATTCGTACTGAACTCTCTGACCGTCTCATGTCAAGAAAAGACAAAATTCAGGAACAAGACCTTGAGACCCAAGGATCAAGAACGGAAGACGTGATTCAACTAAAACCCAATTTCTACGGCATAGGCGTCGATCTAAAAGCACTTTGGAGGAAGTTCAAGAAGTCATAAAAGGGAGTGAAGTCATAACATACGACTCAGCTAACTCGGCCATAAAGCGGCCTCGTAGCTGAGCCGTATGTTATGCTTTGAAATGAATATTGACTGACATATTTAAAGTACGTTATAATGTACGTTAATTATGTGAGGTGTCATATGAAAAGAGTTAGAGTCAACGAAGATATCAGACCAATGTCTGAGTTTCGCACCGGTATTGCTTCCTTCCTTAAACAAATACACGACACTAAACGTCCCATGATCATCACGCAACACGGCAAAGGAGTTGCCGTTCTGCTCGATGCGGGCGAGTATGAGGCAATGCAGGAGAGGATAGAGTTGCTGCAGGACATACAGACATCCATCGGTCAGATTGAAGCTGGTCAGGGAGTGGATCATGACCAGGCCAAAAGGACTGTATTAAACCGGATCAGGAAATGAAAATTATCTGGTCTCCTCTCGCAATAGACAGAGTATCAGAGATAGCCACATACATCGCCCAAGAGAATCCCGCTGCTGCAGAAAAGTGGGTGGACACGGTTTTTCGGAAGGTGGAAGACCTACAGAACTTCCCTGAAAGTGGCAGGGTCGTACCTGAAACCGAAATAAAAACCATAAGAGAGCTGATATACGGAAACTACCGACTGATTTACCGGCTTGAAGAGAAGAGGATTTCAGTGCTCACTGTTCGGCACGGAAAGCAGATCTTGCCGGTTGATGAAATTACGGCATAACCAGTCGTTGCACCAAATCCGCGCCATGCGCGTCTCGGTGAACTTTTCGTTATGGTGCCATATCTAGTAGACAACAAAATTGGGGGTGTTGATTGAAAATTGAATCAATGGGGTTGATTGACTTCAAGCCGATTAAAAATCTGAGCCTGCGGAATTTAGGCAGCGCAGTTGTAATTGCTGGTGCGAATGGTTCTGGGAAGACCAGATTGAAGATGGCAATTGTGCAGACCCTACAGGGTGTTCCAGTTATGGACATGACGATTCTTGCCACTCGTGATGAGGAGAGAGAAGAAAAATATTTCAACGCAAGCAAGATTGAAATTAAGAAGGGTGTTCAGAATCCGGTTCTTAATAATTATATAAACAGTAGAAAGTACGGATCGGGAAAATATGTTGGATCGCTTGTGCAGATTGATTCAGATAGAAGTGTGCAGACCCTTAAATATGGTCAAGTCAATTGGCTGGGTGGAGACCCTGATGATTTAGATTCGCCAAGTAATTTCTATTTCAATACTTTCACGAATAGATGGCAGGAGTTTGTTACCTACATCCACCAAAAGTCTGCGGCTAGAGATAAGAAACTCGCGGAAGCCATGAAGGAAACCCCCGACCTTCTTGGAAGCGAAATCTTAAAAAAGCACCCAGATCCGTTTTTGAAATACAAAGAGATATTCACGTCAATCCTACCCGATAAGACACTGCTGGACATTACCCCGGCTTCTCCTGGAGAGTTTAAATATTCAGACGAATCAGGGCAGCCGTTGCCATTTTCATCCCTTAGTTCTGGTGAGCAAGAAGTAATAAAAGTCCTCTTTGACGTTGCAAGAAAAGATATTCGACATTCAGTGATAATTGTAGATGAGCCAGAATTGCATCTACATCCCACGTTGACGTTCAAACTCATTGAAACATTGAAAACCATTGGGGATCATACAAATCAGTTTATATTTCTAACGCATTCTCCCGATCTCATTTCCACCTACTATTCAACTGGCGATGTCTACTTTATTGATCAGAAGGATAATGGCGGGAATCAGGCGCATAGGCTTAGTGATCTAGATCACGAGCACAAAGAAGTTGCTTTGCTTGTTGGTCAAAATCTAGGCATGTTCGCCGTAGGCAAAAAACTGGTGTTTGTAGAGGGGGAAAAATCTAGCATTGATCGTCTTTCCTATCAGAAGATTGCGCTGACAATTGATCCGGAAATTAGAGTTCTTCCAGCAGGTTCTGTACTCAACATTATGACGCTCAATAATATTGAAGAGCAGATTAGAAAGGCAATATTTGGAATTGATCTTTACATGATTAGAGATCGTGACGGCTTGAGTGATGAGCAAGTTTCAGTTCTGGAAAAGAACGGCAGGATCAAATGCCTTAAACGAAGGCACGTTGAAAACTACTTTTTAGATGATGAAGTCCTGTTCATGGTCGCCCAGCGACTGTATCTGATAGAGGGGAACCCCTCTCTAACCAGGGAATACATTGCCGAGTCAACGAAGAAGATCGCAGAAAACTCACTAGTGTAGTGTCTCAATAATGGCTTTACAATGATTCACTTTTTTAATAATCTCCTCCGCCTTTTTGGTCCAGACAAAAGGTTGGGGGTCCTCGTTATTGTAGCGTATGTATTCTTCTATGGCAATTACCAATTCCGGTACGCTTTTGAAGACTCCCCGGCGTATCCTTTTTCTCGTAATTTCCCCGAACCAGCGCTCTACCAGATTCAGCCATGATGAACTTGTAGGCGTGAAGTGGAGAACAAAACGGGGGTGTTTTTCGAGCCACACCTTTACATTCGGGTGATTATGTGTTCCGTAGTTGTCCAGAATCAGATGGATATCCAAACCTTTAGGCACTTCCCGGTTAATCCTACGCATGAATTTCAAAAATTCAGTGTTCCTGTGCCGGGGATAACAGGAGCCGATGACCTTTCCCTCCAGAACATTCAGAGCGGCAAAAAGACAGGTGGTACCGTTCCGCTTGTAATCATGTGTCATCGTTCCACAGCGTCCTTTCTTCATTGGTAACCCCGGCTGTGTTCTGTCTAAGGCCTGAACCTGAGACTTTTCATCTACACAGAGCACTACTGCTTTATCCGGTGGATTTAAGTAGACACCCACCACATCGGTCAGTTTTTCCACGAACCGCTTGTCTTTGGACAACTTGAAGGTTTCCACGCGATGCGGTTGCAATCCGTGGGCATCCCAGATACGCTGTACAGTCGTATGACTAACACCTTGTACTTTCGCCATCGTTCTCGTTGACCAGTGAGTCGAGTCTTTCGGGGTGGTATGCAGGGTGGCTTCCACAATGACATGAACTTTCTCTGGATCGAGCCGTCTTGAACTTATACCGTGGGGCGCATCTTCTGACAACCCTGAGGCGCCCTGTTCACGGAAACGGTTTGTCCACAAAATAACCGTTGGTCGAGAGGTCTCCAGTCTTTTGGCAATAGCGTTATGCGATATGCCTTCTGCCGCAAGCAAGCAGATACGGGAACGCAGGACCACTCTTTGAGGCGTCTTCTTCGCCCGAATCCAGGCTTCCAATACTTTTCGCTGTTCTTCCGTCATGATCAGTTTATCGGCTGGTTTCCACATGAAGAATTATAGCACAGCCAATGGTTATTGTAAACATAATACTGTTACACTACACTAGGATTTAACGTCTATAAGAATGTTAAGGATTATTTGAGCTTTAATCATTTTTTGCGATCTCCAACGGTTAAGTGCCTTGAAGCAAAGACGATAGATACGATTAAGGAGGAGATAGTAGCTTCGATCACGTTAAACAGAAACGCCCTCGATAATGACATCAGCGATGAAGCCATCCGAGCTTGGGTAAGTGCAGAAGAATATAGGCTGAAAGAAAAACTGCTCAACGGGGGATGGCTCAATGACTTTCAAGGTAAATACATTTTTAGCCGGATATGCGGTGAAATCTTGAAGGCCGATCAGATCAGAGTACGTCATGCATACGTTGATATTGCGCTGGCCGAAAAATCCAGTGTGCTTGCAGAGATAACGGAAATGTTTAAGGGGATGTGATGTTGCATAACGAATCGTTTCAGCGGACGCGCAAAAAGCCACGCGCCGCTGAACTCAAAGTTATGCATAAAGAACTCGGAGATTAATGAATGAACATTATGGAAAACTTCTACCAAATAGCCTTCATTTTACTTACTTCAGTGGGCGGCGCAGTGATAATAATAGCAGCTTTATCAACTTGGCTGGGGAAAGTATGGGCCAATAGAATTCTGGAATCAGACAAGGCTAAGTACACTCAAGAATTAGACAAAATTCGTCATCAGTTTCAAATCGAGTTTGATCAGCTATCTATTATCCACGAAAATCAAAAGTCTAGTTTTCAGCGCATGATCAAAGAATTGCACAAATCAATTAAATCTCTGGAACAAGCATATGATGAAGCTTGGCAACCCATAAGTGATAAACATTATGATGCATTAAAAGAAGTAATTATCGAAGAGTCTCTTTTTTTAGGTGCGGAAGGCGAAAAGGCCTTAAACATCTATCTAGATTTTTTGGGGAAAGCTGTATATTTCCCCGAAGATGAATCACAAGATGATAAAACACTTAGAAACATATATGAATTTCTAAATTTTATGTCAGAAAGAATACGCGAATATTTCAGGAAAAGGATTGGTCTTTCCTCAGAAGCTAACCCACTTCTAGACATAAACTTAATTGCAGCTTGCATCTTAGTTAATGGTGTTCATTTCACAGGTACTAATTTCCCGACCAATCAAATCCTCCTATTCCAATACGACATTTCTCCTTCATCGTTCGTCGAAAAGCTAAAGGAGAACATGAGTGCATTAAAGTCAGAACTGAACACACTCATCTCATGCATTGAGTCAGATCGTGACGAAGGTAAATACTCTTTTAGAGTTTTATCTGAAGCTCGTTACTATCTGAATTTATTTAACGAAGCATAACAAAAGCAATACAGCCGATCGCTAACACTCCGGCTGATTTTTTCGTTATGCTTCGTTTCAATCGGTAATCCTTAGCATTTTATTTAACTGAATCTATTTAGTTGTAGGTGCACAAAATAATTGGTAATATTAACTTTCTCACTGGTCATTTCTGCGCATTACCAAGTAAAAGATGCTACAAAAACACACCAGTCGCAAATCTCTACTTCAATAAATATAGCGCCCACGTTTAATGGAAAGGCCTAATGTAACAGAGGGTTACCGCAGAATTCTGATTATAAAGCACATTAGACAAAATATATACTTTTGTATAATTTTAATGAGATTACCGAATCACAGCGATAGCACTTGGCGCAGACCCTCTTCTATTTTTTCGAGATCGCCCGGTTTTAAGCTTCCCGCCTTTTGATGGAGTCTGCTTTTGTCTATCGCGCGAAGTTGATCACATACCGCCACAACGTTCCGCCTGAGACATTCTACTTCAATGACCAGTGGGGGCCTTGGTGTGCCAGACGAAGAGAGGGGAAGTACGAGAACAGTTCTCCTGGCATCGTTAATGGGGGTAGCACCGATGAGAACACAGGGCCTTTGTTTTTTGATCTCTGAGCCTACCGCAGGGTCGAGATTCACCCAGTAGATGTCACCACGCTTCAGGCTCAATGCCGTCTCCTGCAGTAACATCCCACGCCACCATGTCATTGTTTAATGCTTCATCCTTTTCAACTGCCAGGGCGCATTGAAAGAGCGCTTCTTCCCTGCGGCCGACCTCCTGTTCCAGGAGATCCATGACAACCTGACTCCGTTTTCTCGCCGGTATAACTGTTCTCATACGTTTAATAAGGTCATTCGGCAGGGATACGAGTATTTTTTCCATAACAACTCCTTTG is a window encoding:
- a CDS encoding type II toxin-antitoxin system Phd/YefM family antitoxin, whose product is MKRVRVNEDIRPMSEFRTGIASFLKQIHDTKRPMIITQHGKGVAVLLDAGEYEAMQERIELLQDIQTSIGQIEAGQGVDHDQAKRTVLNRIRK
- a CDS encoding type II toxin-antitoxin system RelE/ParE family toxin, giving the protein MKIIWSPLAIDRVSEIATYIAQENPAAAEKWVDTVFRKVEDLQNFPESGRVVPETEIKTIRELIYGNYRLIYRLEEKRISVLTVRHGKQILPVDEITA
- a CDS encoding AAA family ATPase: MKIESMGLIDFKPIKNLSLRNLGSAVVIAGANGSGKTRLKMAIVQTLQGVPVMDMTILATRDEEREEKYFNASKIEIKKGVQNPVLNNYINSRKYGSGKYVGSLVQIDSDRSVQTLKYGQVNWLGGDPDDLDSPSNFYFNTFTNRWQEFVTYIHQKSAARDKKLAEAMKETPDLLGSEILKKHPDPFLKYKEIFTSILPDKTLLDITPASPGEFKYSDESGQPLPFSSLSSGEQEVIKVLFDVARKDIRHSVIIVDEPELHLHPTLTFKLIETLKTIGDHTNQFIFLTHSPDLISTYYSTGDVYFIDQKDNGGNQAHRLSDLDHEHKEVALLVGQNLGMFAVGKKLVFVEGEKSSIDRLSYQKIALTIDPEIRVLPAGSVLNIMTLNNIEEQIRKAIFGIDLYMIRDRDGLSDEQVSVLEKNGRIKCLKRRHVENYFLDDEVLFMVAQRLYLIEGNPSLTREYIAESTKKIAENSLV
- a CDS encoding IS630 family transposase is translated as MWKPADKLIMTEEQRKVLEAWIRAKKTPQRVVLRSRICLLAAEGISHNAIAKRLETSRPTVILWTNRFREQGASGLSEDAPHGISSRRLDPEKVHVIVEATLHTTPKDSTHWSTRTMAKVQGVSHTTVQRIWDAHGLQPHRVETFKLSKDKRFVEKLTDVVGVYLNPPDKAVVLCVDEKSQVQALDRTQPGLPMKKGRCGTMTHDYKRNGTTCLFAALNVLEGKVIGSCYPRHRNTEFLKFMRRINREVPKGLDIHLILDNYGTHNHPNVKVWLEKHPRFVLHFTPTSSSWLNLVERWFGEITRKRIRRGVFKSVPELVIAIEEYIRYNNEDPQPFVWTKKAEEIIKKVNHCKAIIETLH
- a CDS encoding type II toxin-antitoxin system PemK/MazF family toxin, producing MKRGDIYWVNLDPAVGSEIKKQRPCVLIGATPINDARRTVLVLPLSSSGTPRPPLVIEVECLRRNVVAVCDQLRAIDKSRLHQKAGSLKPGDLEKIEEGLRQVLSL